The following proteins are encoded in a genomic region of Methanomicrobiales archaeon HGW-Methanomicrobiales-1:
- the artA gene encoding archaeosortase A yields the protein MIEYLVLISCIGFLAFLIPGRHRKYTAILGWIFIVLALFTQLPEFFSENNFLYPVIAALSVPFLVITAKYLLEEDDRVMHLSRAAAVAFVIYAPFEYFPAFGDWLIAIVVGQVIWILDLLQFNVTNTDWNIIARNSFRVEIILGCTGIQSIAIMLGVAAAVPTTLKQKCYAFLIIAPTIYFLNLLRNVFVIIAYTDQMFPYYPEIASNGELGYESFFWAHNVIAELLALVCLVVIAYGLFTIIPKLGRFADDLYQLYYGEVKNAFFKDR from the coding sequence ATGATCGAGTATCTGGTGCTGATCTCCTGTATTGGATTTCTTGCATTCCTCATACCCGGCCGGCACAGGAAATATACGGCTATCCTTGGCTGGATATTTATTGTACTTGCGTTGTTTACCCAGTTGCCGGAATTTTTTTCTGAGAATAATTTTCTGTACCCGGTGATCGCTGCCCTTTCCGTACCATTTCTTGTAATCACTGCCAAGTATCTCCTTGAAGAGGATGACCGGGTGATGCACCTCTCACGGGCCGCAGCGGTTGCGTTTGTTATCTACGCACCGTTTGAGTACTTCCCTGCCTTTGGCGACTGGCTGATCGCCATTGTGGTGGGGCAGGTAATCTGGATACTCGACCTGCTCCAGTTCAATGTCACCAATACCGACTGGAATATCATTGCCCGGAACAGTTTCCGGGTAGAGATCATTCTCGGGTGCACCGGCATCCAGAGCATTGCAATCATGCTGGGGGTGGCGGCGGCAGTGCCGACAACGTTAAAACAGAAATGCTATGCCTTCCTTATTATCGCCCCGACCATCTATTTCCTCAACCTCCTGAGAAATGTGTTTGTAATTATTGCATATACCGACCAGATGTTCCCCTATTACCCGGAAATTGCCAGCAATGGTGAACTGGGATACGAGAGTTTCTTCTGGGCACACAATGTAATTGCGGAACTGCTGGCTCTGGTCTGCCTGGTCGTGATCGCGTACGGGCTTTTTACCATTATCCCAAAACTCGGCAGATTTGCCGATGACCTCTACCAGCTCTATTACGGAGAAGTCAAAAATGCGTTTTTTAAGGACAGATGA
- a CDS encoding transcription factor S — protein sequence MFCPECKTMMISSGGQLKCRKCGYIRNIDSDDKMKTKKTRTENEITIVDDEEQKLKTMPTIQIKCPKCSNNLAIWWLRQLRAADESEVRFFRCTECGHTWRQYD from the coding sequence ATGTTCTGTCCTGAATGTAAGACGATGATGATCTCTTCGGGGGGTCAGCTCAAGTGCCGCAAATGCGGATATATCCGTAACATTGACTCTGACGACAAGATGAAGACCAAGAAAACCCGCACGGAAAATGAGATCACGATTGTGGATGATGAAGAGCAAAAACTCAAGACAATGCCCACGATCCAGATAAAATGCCCGAAATGCTCGAACAATCTTGCCATCTGGTGGCTCCGGCAGTTGCGGGCTGCAGATGAAAGCGAGGTGCGGTTCTTCCGGTGCACGGAATGCGGTCACACGTGGCGACAGTATGACTAA
- a CDS encoding 5-amino-6-(5-phosphoribosylamino)uracil reductase, which yields MVSPADRPHVLMMSEITADGKLTLKKGASSKILMKYMAHETELLLHNTRAEYDAIMVGANTIRIDNSFLTVRYVEGKSPLRVIPSSLADIPLDANVLGTDAPTAIAVCEAAPKDRIDAIKKKGAHVIVAGKTHVELPLLLKILKEKFGINKLMIEGGPTLNWHMLHDRLVDEIRLIHLPFIVGGADTPSLVGGMHINTEDEMIRLNLKKYYMCGSNLVSEFDVLYTKE from the coding sequence ATGGTCTCACCTGCCGATCGCCCGCATGTACTGATGATGTCGGAGATCACCGCTGATGGCAAGCTCACATTAAAAAAGGGCGCCTCTTCCAAGATACTCATGAAATATATGGCCCACGAAACCGAGCTGCTGCTCCATAACACCCGGGCGGAATATGATGCGATTATGGTTGGTGCCAACACGATCCGTATCGATAACTCATTTCTCACGGTCCGCTATGTAGAGGGCAAGAGTCCGCTCAGGGTGATACCGAGCAGCCTGGCAGATATCCCGCTCGATGCCAACGTGCTGGGAACCGATGCGCCAACGGCTATTGCGGTCTGTGAAGCAGCTCCGAAAGACCGCATTGATGCAATAAAAAAGAAAGGCGCCCATGTGATTGTTGCCGGCAAGACCCATGTCGAGCTCCCGCTGCTCTTAAAAATTCTTAAGGAAAAATTTGGCATAAACAAGCTGATGATCGAAGGCGGACCTACACTCAACTGGCACATGCTCCATGACCGGCTGGTTGACGAGATCCGCCTGATACACCTGCCGTTCATTGTCGGTGGTGCCGATACCCCGTCACTGGTAGGCGGCATGCATATCAATACAGAAGACGAGATGATCCGGCTCAATCTCAAGAAATATTATATGTGCGGCAGCAACCTGGTCTCCGAGTTCGATGTCCTCTATACTAAGGAGTAA
- a CDS encoding CDP-alcohol phosphatidyltransferase — translation MNITALRPRFTRYLEPVAEVFVRIGITPNQISLLALLAGIVCAFLFFQRQFLLGALFLLLSAIFDLVDGSVARKTNAHTNFGAVFDWIVDKYVDALAILGVGLSGIAIVSQYFPVPPLADFAVVTLAIIGSLMNTFIKPVVYAEIGYHEKVEGKIDDPLEGVGFFGRPETILVLILGGVFGFIWLSVIVIAVCTNLSAIQRIIYLYRTLS, via the coding sequence ATGAACATTACTGCACTCCGTCCAAGGTTCACCCGGTACCTTGAGCCGGTCGCAGAGGTCTTTGTCAGGATTGGCATAACCCCCAACCAGATCTCCCTGCTTGCGCTTCTTGCCGGTATTGTGTGTGCGTTTTTATTTTTCCAGCGCCAGTTCCTGTTAGGAGCGCTCTTTCTCCTGCTGTCAGCGATCTTTGACCTTGTGGATGGAAGTGTGGCGAGAAAGACCAATGCCCATACAAATTTCGGAGCCGTCTTTGACTGGATCGTTGACAAGTATGTCGATGCCCTTGCAATCCTTGGCGTAGGGCTGAGCGGGATTGCGATTGTCAGCCAGTACTTTCCCGTTCCCCCGCTTGCGGACTTTGCCGTTGTGACGCTGGCCATCATCGGTTCTCTGATGAACACATTCATAAAACCGGTAGTGTATGCAGAGATCGGCTACCATGAAAAAGTGGAAGGAAAGATTGATGATCCTCTCGAAGGCGTGGGTTTCTTCGGCCGGCCCGAGACCATTCTCGTGCTGATTCTTGGCGGGGTATTTGGTTTTATCTGGTTGTCGGTAATTGTTATTGCAGTCTGCACAAATCTTTCGGCAATCCAGCGGATTATCTATCTTTACCGGACGCTTTCTTGA